Sequence from the Thermococcus nautili genome:
CCGAGGATGAAGAGAAACGAAAATACAGTCAAGAGCCCCGTGAGAAGAAGTGCAGACCAGCGGTTGCCTATTCTGAGGCTGAGCCTCTCGTGAAGGGGATAGAGGATGTAAGCGAGGGTAATGGCCACAATAAGGGGAGAAAGGACAGGACTAACGGTCTGCCACGTGAGGTAGAGGACTCCCAGTGAGACGCCAATCCAAACCGCCGTTTCAAGCTCCATCGAGCATCCCCAAGTATTTTAGGATTAGCTCCCTCGCGCTCGGCTTGCTGAAGACTATCAAATAGCCCCTCTCATCGAGGATGAAGTCCTTCCCGAGCGCGAGTAAAGTCTTCTTGAGCTTCACGATTTCGGCCTTCTCGATGTCCACCCGCTCCTTGACTTCAGCCGGCGCATCCATCTCCTTCAGGGCCTTCTCGAGCCTGTTGAGGACGCTCCTGTTGACGAACTTAATCGG
This genomic interval carries:
- a CDS encoding PH1570 family protein, encoding MLCEEKLEVFENGFDDGKFKLRIEFYGKDARRLLLAVIRELYLPDYGEDYVYPFECAKEHWGIYIDPGEIVAEEPDFSPIKFVNRSVLNRLEKALKEMDAPAEVKERVDIEKAEIVKLKKTLLALGKDFILDERGYLIVFSKPSARELILKYLGMLDGA